In one Triplophysa rosa linkage group LG13, Trosa_1v2, whole genome shotgun sequence genomic region, the following are encoded:
- the ubxn1 gene encoding UBX domain-containing protein 1 translates to MAECTTLESLLEMGFDRNRAEKAVAHTENQGIERAMDWLMEHENDPDIDEPYVPPAENVLGSTVEQSSSPQSPSGTTESAAAENELQELQEDSKRGMTEEEKKEQVKRLEDLMKMRQEERRERERQEEIDREKQRRKQGQEILQVKQKLQDDEMKKLAELRRREKMEDRLAKQRVKEKIARDREERAQKFGGGSSSTTLSSPPSEAPQLSSPESQGAPPAKKDYDECRIQVRLLDGSTLRAVFKAQEPLAAVRVYVQMNGANGQDFNLITPYPRRVYTDLDMEKPLRELGLVPSAVLVVTKK, encoded by the exons ATGGCAGAATGCACTACTTTAGAAAGCCTGCTGGAAATGGGCTTCGACAGAAACAGAGC GGAGAAGGCTGTAGCACATACTGAAAaccagggcattgagagagcaaTGGACTG GTTAATGGAACATGAGAATGACCCAGACATAGACGAACCTTACGTTCCACCTGCTGAGAATGTTCTCGGGTCAACAGTAGAACAAAGCAGCTCACCTCAGTCTCCTTCAGGAACCACTGAAT cagcagcagctgaAAATGAACTACAGGAACTACAGGAAGATTCCAAACGGGGTATGACAGAAGAAGAGAAGAAAGAACAAGTAAAAAG ATTAGAGGATTTAATGAAGATGAGACAGGAGGAGAGAAGAGAAAGGGAGCGTCAGGAGGAGATAGATAGAGAAAAGCAGAGGAGGAAACAAGGCCAAGAGATTCTTCAGGTTAAACAAAAGCTTCAGGACGACGAGATGAAGAAGCTTGCTGAACTGCGCAGGAGGGAGAAGATGGAAGACAGACTTGCCAA GCAGCGGGTTAAAGAGAAGATTGCACGAGACAGAGAGGAAAGAGCACAAAAG TTTGGAGGTGGTTCATCAAGCACAACTCTGTCATCTCCCCCCTCTGAAGCCCCTCAGCTGTCTTCCCCCGAAAGCCAAGGTGCTCCTCCAGCGAAGAAAGATTACGACGAATGTCGGATTCAG GTGCGTCTCCTAGATGGTTCCACCTTGAGAGCCGTCTTTAAAGCTCAGGAACCTCTGGCTGCTGTGAGAGTCTACGTGCAGATGAACGGGGCAAATGGACAGGATTTCAACCTCATTACTCCGTACCCCAGACGCGTCTACACAGATCTTGACATGGAAAAACCCCTGCGTGAGCTGG gtctgGTGCCTTCTGCTGTCCTTGTGGTTACCAAGAAATGA
- the si:ch211-114c17.1 gene encoding pre-mRNA-processing factor 39 isoform X1, whose protein sequence is MAAEGTEGPSNNAELTNLLGLHEPEVAAPSKPDVELSAESAGNEDLGAPAAPYTAEGQEEEGELPAEFEKLWKLTSENPLNFNSWTDLLQYCEQEGHLIASCQALNAFLARYPLCYGYWKKFADIERRAGHHIKAEEVCEQGLKVIPLSVDLWIHYINLLLGTLDMNLPESAHRIRCVFEEAVASAGWDFHSDRLWDLYAEWEKEQGNLKAMTAIYDRVLRVPTQLYNAHYEKLKTHLTSHPPLDFLSPEEYSMVKAEYKQSQIEAKKERSDIAANEEERPPGEEEPKDDGKDSEEAVQKMQELILASREEVYQQNEAEVRKRWNFEDAIKRPYFHVKPMDGTQLKAWHSYLDWEMAEAEMTSMDAEGTTVEGSEASKKDYVAGHGRVLVLFERCLIACALYEEFWVKYIHYLEPRGVEDVRNVYRRACGIHLPYKHSIHLQWSAFEEKHGNALEAQRILESLEMVLPGLSAVRLRRVGLERRAGRLDVAESLLKESVQQSKDNPSLHAFYSIKLARFILKLYRNPSRVRTVLQEAIEISPDNGRLYQNLLELEISGDVRANEGAVQQCVAKALAAPLSPKTKIRFSQRGLQFAEDFGTTVQSLLSKYEEHQKLLKEHDGKRGAENGDNDDPEKMSKMDDGSAMGVQTAPPTMPHMPMTTPPPTMMGGDMSGSYGGYGSWYQQQYGGYGSYQNPWNQYNQYYPPS, encoded by the exons ATGGCGGCGGAAGGCACAGAGGGCCCGAGCAACAACGCAGAGCTTACAAATCTTTTAG GGTTGCATGAGCCTGAAGTTGCAGCACCTTCCAAACCAGATGTTGAGCTGTCAGCGGAGTCTGCTGGGAATGAAGATTTGGGCGCCCCGGCAGCACCTTACACGGCAGAAGGGCAGGAGGAAGAGGGAGAGCTGCCTGCTGAATTTGAGAAACTTTGGAAGCTGACCAGTGAGAATCCTTTGAATTTTAACAGCTGGACAGATCTTCTGCAGTATTGTGAACAAGAG GGCCACCTGATAGCTTCCTGCCAAGCTCTCAATGCCTTTCTGGCGAGGTACCCTTTGTGCTATGGTTACTGGAAAAAGTTTGCAGATATTGAGAGACGGGCTGGTCATCACATCAAGGCTGAGGAG GTGTGTGAACAAGGTTTGAAGGTCATTCCTCTCAGTGTTGATCTCTGGATTCACTACATCAACCTGCTGCTGGGAACACTCGACATGAATTTGCCTGAGTCAGCACATCGCATCCGCTG TGTGTTTGAGGAGGCAGTCGCGTCCGCTGGCTGGGACTTCCATTCAGACCGGTTATGGGATCTCTATGCTGAATGGGAGAAGGAGCAGGGAAACCTGAAGGCTATGACCGCTATTTATGATCGAGTACTAAGGGTTCCCACACAGCTCTACAATGCACACTATGAGAA ACTGAAAACTCACCTAACCTCCCACCCGCCTCTGGACTTCCTTTCACCAGAGGAGTACAGTATGGTGAAAGCAGAGTATAAACAAAGCCAAATAGAAGCTAAAAAAGAGAGATCTGATATTGCTGCCAATGAAGAGGAGAGACCGCCGGGTGAGGAAGAGCCTAAAGATGACGGCAAGGACTCG GAAGAGGCAGTGCAAAAGATGCAAGAGCTCATTTTGGCCAGTAGAGAGGAAGTATACCAACAAAATGAGGCAGAAGTCAGAAAGAGATGGAATTTCGAGGATGCT ATTAAAAGGCCTTATTTCCATGTAAAGCCCATGGACGGAACCCAGCTGAAGGCTTGGCACAGTTATCTGGACTGGGAGATGGCAGAGGCTGAGATGACATCAATGGATGCTGAAGGGACGACTGTGGAGGGCAGTGAAGCATCAAAAAAAGACTATGTGGCTGGCCATGGGAGAGTGCTGGTTCTGTTTGAGCGCTGTCTCATTGCGTGCGCACTCTATGAAGAATTCTGGGTTAAA TATATACATTACCTGGAACCACGTGGTGTGGAAGATGTTCGTAATGTGTATCGCAGAGCTTGTGGAATCCACCTGCCATACAAACATAGCATCCACCTTCAATGGTCTGCATTTGAGGAAAAGCATG GTAATGCTTTAGAGGCACAGCGTATATTGGAGTCTTTAGAGATGGTATTGCCTGGTTTGTCTGCGGTGCGTTTGAGGAGAGTAGGTCTAGAGAGGAGAGCAGGTCGTCTGGATGTAGCGGAGTCACTGCTGAAAGAGTCTGTACAACAGAGTAAAGACAATCCTTCACTCCACGCCTTCTACTCAATCAAACTGGCCCGGTTCATCCTCAAGCTGTATAGGAACCCATCCAGGGTCCGCACAGTTCTACAGGAGGCCATAGAGATCAGTCCG GATAATGGTCGGCTTTATCAGAACCTTCTGGAACTGGAGATATCTGGTGATGTGCGGGCGAATGAAGGTGCGGTTCAGCAGTGTGTGGCCAAAGCACTTGCTGCTCCGCTCTCCCCAAAGACCAAGATTCGTTTCTCCCAACGTGGTCTGCAGTTTGCTGAGGATTTTGGAACCACGGTACAGAG TCTGTTGAGTAAATACGAGGAGCACCAGAAGCTGCTGAAGGAACATGATGGAAAGAGAGGAGCAGAGAATGG ggATAATGATGACCCAGAGAAAATGAGCAAAATGGATGATGGATCTGCCATGGGGGTACAGACTGCTCCTCCCACTATGCCTCACATGCCAATGACAACACCACCTCCCACTATGATGGGCGGAGACATGAGTGGGTCATATGGAGGTTATGGCAGCTGGTACCAG CAGCAGTATGGGGGATACGGTAGCTACCAAAACCCTTGGAACCAATATAACCAGTACTATCCTCCAAGCTAA
- the si:ch211-114c17.1 gene encoding pre-mRNA-processing factor 39 isoform X2 translates to MAAEGTEGPSNNAELTNLLGLHEPEVAAPSKPDVELSAESAGNEDLGAPAAPYTAEGQEEEGELPAEFEKLWKLTSENPLNFNSWTDLLQYCEQEGHLIASCQALNAFLARYPLCYGYWKKFADIERRAGHHIKAEEVCEQGLKVIPLSVDLWIHYINLLLGTLDMNLPESAHRIRCVFEEAVASAGWDFHSDRLWDLYAEWEKEQGNLKAMTAIYDRVLRVPTQLYNAHYEKLKTHLTSHPPLDFLSPEEYSMVKAEYKQSQIEAKKERSDIAANEEERPPGEEEPKDDGKDSEEAVQKMQELILASREEVYQQNEAEVRKRWNFEDAIKRPYFHVKPMDGTQLKAWHSYLDWEMAEAEMTSMDAEGTTVEGSEASKKDYVAGHGRVLVLFERCLIACALYEEFWVKYIHYLEPRGVEDVRNVYRRACGIHLPYKHSIHLQWSAFEEKHGNALEAQRILESLEMVLPGLSAVRLRRVGLERRAGRLDVAESLLKESVQQSKDNPSLHAFYSIKLARFILKLYRNPSRVRTVLQEAIEISPDNGRLYQNLLELEISGDVRANEGAVQQCVAKALAAPLSPKTKIRFSQRGLQFAEDFGTTVQSLLSKYEEHQKLLKEHDGKRGAENGDNDDPEKMSKMDDGSAMGVQTAPPTMPHMPMTTPPPTMMGGDMSGSYGGYGSWYQQYGGYGSYQNPWNQYNQYYPPS, encoded by the exons ATGGCGGCGGAAGGCACAGAGGGCCCGAGCAACAACGCAGAGCTTACAAATCTTTTAG GGTTGCATGAGCCTGAAGTTGCAGCACCTTCCAAACCAGATGTTGAGCTGTCAGCGGAGTCTGCTGGGAATGAAGATTTGGGCGCCCCGGCAGCACCTTACACGGCAGAAGGGCAGGAGGAAGAGGGAGAGCTGCCTGCTGAATTTGAGAAACTTTGGAAGCTGACCAGTGAGAATCCTTTGAATTTTAACAGCTGGACAGATCTTCTGCAGTATTGTGAACAAGAG GGCCACCTGATAGCTTCCTGCCAAGCTCTCAATGCCTTTCTGGCGAGGTACCCTTTGTGCTATGGTTACTGGAAAAAGTTTGCAGATATTGAGAGACGGGCTGGTCATCACATCAAGGCTGAGGAG GTGTGTGAACAAGGTTTGAAGGTCATTCCTCTCAGTGTTGATCTCTGGATTCACTACATCAACCTGCTGCTGGGAACACTCGACATGAATTTGCCTGAGTCAGCACATCGCATCCGCTG TGTGTTTGAGGAGGCAGTCGCGTCCGCTGGCTGGGACTTCCATTCAGACCGGTTATGGGATCTCTATGCTGAATGGGAGAAGGAGCAGGGAAACCTGAAGGCTATGACCGCTATTTATGATCGAGTACTAAGGGTTCCCACACAGCTCTACAATGCACACTATGAGAA ACTGAAAACTCACCTAACCTCCCACCCGCCTCTGGACTTCCTTTCACCAGAGGAGTACAGTATGGTGAAAGCAGAGTATAAACAAAGCCAAATAGAAGCTAAAAAAGAGAGATCTGATATTGCTGCCAATGAAGAGGAGAGACCGCCGGGTGAGGAAGAGCCTAAAGATGACGGCAAGGACTCG GAAGAGGCAGTGCAAAAGATGCAAGAGCTCATTTTGGCCAGTAGAGAGGAAGTATACCAACAAAATGAGGCAGAAGTCAGAAAGAGATGGAATTTCGAGGATGCT ATTAAAAGGCCTTATTTCCATGTAAAGCCCATGGACGGAACCCAGCTGAAGGCTTGGCACAGTTATCTGGACTGGGAGATGGCAGAGGCTGAGATGACATCAATGGATGCTGAAGGGACGACTGTGGAGGGCAGTGAAGCATCAAAAAAAGACTATGTGGCTGGCCATGGGAGAGTGCTGGTTCTGTTTGAGCGCTGTCTCATTGCGTGCGCACTCTATGAAGAATTCTGGGTTAAA TATATACATTACCTGGAACCACGTGGTGTGGAAGATGTTCGTAATGTGTATCGCAGAGCTTGTGGAATCCACCTGCCATACAAACATAGCATCCACCTTCAATGGTCTGCATTTGAGGAAAAGCATG GTAATGCTTTAGAGGCACAGCGTATATTGGAGTCTTTAGAGATGGTATTGCCTGGTTTGTCTGCGGTGCGTTTGAGGAGAGTAGGTCTAGAGAGGAGAGCAGGTCGTCTGGATGTAGCGGAGTCACTGCTGAAAGAGTCTGTACAACAGAGTAAAGACAATCCTTCACTCCACGCCTTCTACTCAATCAAACTGGCCCGGTTCATCCTCAAGCTGTATAGGAACCCATCCAGGGTCCGCACAGTTCTACAGGAGGCCATAGAGATCAGTCCG GATAATGGTCGGCTTTATCAGAACCTTCTGGAACTGGAGATATCTGGTGATGTGCGGGCGAATGAAGGTGCGGTTCAGCAGTGTGTGGCCAAAGCACTTGCTGCTCCGCTCTCCCCAAAGACCAAGATTCGTTTCTCCCAACGTGGTCTGCAGTTTGCTGAGGATTTTGGAACCACGGTACAGAG TCTGTTGAGTAAATACGAGGAGCACCAGAAGCTGCTGAAGGAACATGATGGAAAGAGAGGAGCAGAGAATGG ggATAATGATGACCCAGAGAAAATGAGCAAAATGGATGATGGATCTGCCATGGGGGTACAGACTGCTCCTCCCACTATGCCTCACATGCCAATGACAACACCACCTCCCACTATGATGGGCGGAGACATGAGTGGGTCATATGGAGGTTATGGCAGCTGGTACCAG CAGTATGGGGGATACGGTAGCTACCAAAACCCTTGGAACCAATATAACCAGTACTATCCTCCAAGCTAA
- the ehd1a gene encoding EH domain-containing protein 1a — protein sequence MFSWSNKEGKKDPELFQNVSEGLKRLYRTKLFPLEDAYHFHDFHSPALEEADFDNKPMVLLVGQYSTGKTTFIRHLMEQDFPGMRIGPEPTTDSFIAVMHGEQEGVIPGNALVVDPKKPFRKLNAFGNAFLNRFVCAQLNNPVLESISIIDTPGILSGEKQRISRGYDFAAVLEWFAERVDRIILLFDAHKLDISDEFSEVIKALKNHEDKMRVVLNKADQISTQQLMRVYGALMWSLGKIINTPEVVRVYIGSFWAQPLLIADNRKLFEAEEQDLFKDIQSLPRNAALRKLNDLIKRARLAKVHAYIISALKKEMPSVFGKDSKKKELINNLGAIYDKIQKEHNISPGDFPNVKKMQELLAVQDFTKFPAFKPKLLESVEDMLGNDIAKLMTLVRKEEASMPSQVVKGGAFDGTMNGPFGHGYGEGAGEGIDELEWIVARDNPTYDEIFYTLSPINGKVSGATVKKEMVKSKLPNTVLGKIWSLADVDKDGYLDDEEFALANHLIKVKLEGHELPAKLPAHLVPPSKRQEQN from the exons ATGTTTAGTTGGTCTAACAAAGAAGGGAAGAAAGACCCAGAACTTTTCCAGAACGTGTCGGAGGGACTGAAGCGCCTCTACCGCACCAAACTCTTTCCTTTAGAGGACGCCTATCATTTCCACGACTTCCATTCACCGGCTTTAGAAGAGGCTGATTTTGACAACAAGCCCATGGTGCTGTTGGTGGGACAGTACTCGACCGGGAAGACCACCTTCATCAGGCATCTAATGGAACAGGATTTTCCCGGTATGAGAATAGGCCCCGAACCGACGACGGATTCCTTCATAGCGGTAATGCACGGTGAACAGGAAGGGGTGATACCTGGTAATGCGCTGGTTGTTGATCCAAAAAAGCCTTTTCGTAAGCTCAATGCCTTTGGAAACGCTTTTCTCAATAG GTTTGTGTGTGCTCAGTTAAACAACCCTGTCCTGGAAAGCATCAGTATCATCGATACCCCAGGCATCCTGTCGGGAGAGAAACAGAGGATAAGCAGAG GCTATGACTTTGCAGCAGTTCTCGAGTGGTTTGCCGAACGAGTTGACAGAATCATTCTGCTCTTTGACGCCCACAAGCTGGACATTTCTGATGAGTTCTCAGAGGTAATCAAGGCCCTGAAGAACCACGAGGACAAGATGCGTGTGGTTCTGAATAAAGCCGACCAGATCAGCACCCAGCAGCTGATGAGGGTGTACGGTGCCCTCATGTGGTCACTGGGGAAGATCATCAACACCCCTGAGGTAGTCAGAGTGTATATCGGGTCATTTTGGGCTCAGCCGCTTCTGATCGCAGACAACAGGAAGCTGTTCGAAGCAGAGGAGCAGGATCTTTTTAAAGACATTCAAAGTCTTCCACGGAATGCGGCTCTACGGAAGCTCAATGATCTGATCAAAAGAGCTCGTCTTGCTAAG GTCCATGCTTACATCATCAGTGCTTTGAAGAAAGAGATGCCAAGTGTGTTTGGGAAAGACTCAAAGAAAAAAGAGCTTATCAACAACCTGGGCGCGATATATGATAAAATTCAGAAAGAGCACAACATATCACCGGGAGACTTTCCTAACGTAAAGAAAATGCAG GAGTTGCTGGCTGTTCAAGACTTCACAAAATTTCCCGCCTTCAAACCAAAGTTGCTGGAGTCGGTGGAAGACATGCTGGGTAATGACATCGCTAAGCTCATGACACTGGTCCGAAAGGAGGAGGCCTCCATGCCAAGCCAGGTAGTCAAGGGCGGTGCTTTTGACGGAACCATGAATGGGCCGTTCGGTCACGGATATGGAGAAGGTGCAGGCGAGGGCATTGATGAGCTGGAATGGATCGTGGCCCGTGATAATCCAACTTATGATGAAATATTCTACACCCTCTCTCCCATTAATGGGAAAGTATCAGGTGCCACagttaagaaagagatggtgAAGTCCAAACTGCCAAACACAGTGCTTGGAAAGATTTGGAGCCTGGCAGACGTGGACAAAGATGGTTACCTAGACGATGAGGAGTTTGCACTTGCAAATCACCTGATCAAGGTCAAGCTGGAGGGACATGAGCTTCCAGCCAAATTGCCTGCTCACCTTGTGCCACCTTCCAAACGGCAAGAGCAGAATTGA
- the map1lc3cl gene encoding microtubule-associated proteins 1A/1B light chain 3C, with protein MPPYEKSMEFMPFKQRKCLETRKDEVCTIRSKFPNKLPVIVERFIREKKLPLLDKTKFLVPHELTLGQFLSLLRSKIVLEASQALYLLISGKNMSCLSASMGELYSQYRDPDGFLYLTYASQDMFG; from the exons ATGCCTCCCTACGAGAAATCAATGGAATTTATGCCTTTCAAACAGAGGAAGTGTTTGG aaacaagaaaagatgAAGTCTGCACTATTCGGTCCAAGTTCCCCAACAAATTACCG GTAATCGTAGAGAGATTCATTCGGGAGAAAAAGCTTCCTCTCCTGGACAAAACCAAATTTCTCGTCCCACATGAGCTCACACTAGGACAGTTCCTCAGTCTGCTCAG AAGTAAGATAGTGCTGGAGGCCTCTCAAGCTCTATACCTACTGATCTCTGGAAAGAACATGTCTTGTTTGTCAGCGAGCATGGGGGAGCTTTATTCACAGTACAGAGACCCTGATGGCTTCCTTTACCTAACCTATGCTTCACAGGACATGTTTGGGTGA
- the ganabb gene encoding neutral alpha-glucosidase AB, translating to MARFCTTSGVIGRSCIPSSNNREAGLDAASKMAVISIERMGLLSVVCMSLLFSSAFAVDRGNFKTCDQSAFCKRQRALKPGQSPYRALLDTLELSDSRMTLQLINDNNKVHLLLELYRLQGNMTRVKINELKPLKPRFEVPDVLIADPPTEPLSVLSKDENGVVLSLGAESQRLIVSARPFRLDIMEGPEVLLSLNSHGLLAFEHLRLRKDTQAQPDGAEVKDNVDEAQQQEEGDKEEEGERDKEESGLWEETFKSHTDTKPNGPTSISLDFSLPGVEHVYGIPEHADSLKLKTTDGGDPYRLYNLDVFQYELYNPMALYGSVPVMLAHNAQRTMGIFWLNAAETWVDISSNTAGKTVFGKMLDFVQGSSETPQTDIRWISESGIIDVFIMLGPKPADVFSQYASLTGTQSFPPLASLAYHQCRWNYNDQDDVCSVDQGFDQHDIPYDFIWLDIEHTDGKRYFTWDPHKFSQPKEMLQGISDKKRKMVAIVDPHIKVDSGYKIHNEITSKDFYTKNKEGGNYEGWCWPGNSGYPDFTNPEMQAWWASMFAYDQYEGSMENLFTWNDMNEPSVFNGPEVTMHKDALHGTWEHRDIHNLYGLYVHMATVEGQIQRSGGVERPFVLTRAFFAGSQRYGAIWTGDNAAEWDHLKISIPMCLSLGLVGISFCGADVGGFFKHPSTELLVRWYQTGAYQPFFRAHAHLDTPRREPWLFGPENTALIREAIRQRYALLPYWYQLFYHAHTTGMPVMRPLWVEYPMDTATFTIDDQFLLGRDLLVHPVTEEGARGVTAYLPGAGEVWYDVHTFQKHSGAQNLYIPVTLSSIPVFQRGGSIIPKKERVRRSSVCMENDPYTLYVALSPQKFAEGELYIDDGHTFNYDKKKELIHRSLTFAKNVLTSRNLCPDCNFSTPSWIEKILILGASKPSKVLLKVNGKETSVEFEFDTSMSVLTLRKPGMNAGADWTILLR from the exons atggcgagattttgcacaaCTTCCGGTGTAAtcggccgtagctgtatcccttctagcaacaaccGGGAGGCTGGGCTTGACGCTGCGTCCAAGATGGCGGTTATCTCCATTGAAAG GATGGGGCTGCTGTCTGTGGTCTGTATGTCTCTGCTTTTTAGCAGTGCTTTTGCTGTGGACCGGGGAAACTTTAAAACATGTGATCAGAGTGCTTTTTGCAA ACGTCAACGGGCGCTCAAACCGGGCCAGTCCCCGTACCGGGCTCTTTTGGACACTTTGGAGCTTAGTGACTCCAGAATGACTCTCCAGCTCATCAATGACAACAACAAG GTGCATTTGTTGCTGGAGCTCTACAGGCTCCAGGGGAACATGACGCGGGTGAAGATAAATGAGCTGAAACCTCTGAAGCCTCGCTTTGAGGTGCCAGACGTGCTCATAGCAGACCCCCCTACTGAGCC TCTCTCAGTGTTGTCTAAGGATGAAAACGGTGTCGTGTTGTCTCTGGGAGCAGAGAGCCAGAGGTTGATTGTCAGTGCACGTCCCTTCAGGCTGGACATTATGGAGGGACCTGAAGTGCTCTTGTCCCTCAACTCTCATGGCCTGCTGGCCTTTGAACACCTGCGGCTGCGCAAGGACAC GCAAGCACAACCTGATGGTGCAGAAGTGAAAGACAATGTAGATGAGGCTCAACAGCAAGAGGAAGGAGACAAG GAGGAAGAGGGAGAGCGTGATAAAGAGGAATCCGGCCTGTGGGAGGAAACATTTAAATCTCACACAGATACTAAACCAAATG GCCCCACATCCATAAGTTTAGACTTTTCCTTGCCTGGCGTAGAACATGTATATGGAATTCCAGAGCATGCTGACAGCCTAAAACTAAAGACTACAGA CGGTGGTGACCCATATAGGCTATATAACCTAGATGTGTTTCAGTATGAGCTCTATAATCCAATGGCCTTATATGGATCAGTGCCTGTCATGCTGGCCCATAATGCACAGAGAACTATGGGTATTTTCTGGCTTAATGCAGCTGAGACATGGGTAGACATTAGCTCTAACACAGCTGGAAAG ACTGTTTTTGGTAAGATGCTAGACTTCGTTCAAGGCTCCAGCGAGACGCCACAGACTGACATTCGCTGGATCTCTGAGAGTGGCATCATCGACGTCTTCATCATGCTTGGTCCTAAACCTGCAGATGTCTTCTCACAATACGCTTCCCTCACAG GCACCCAGTCTTTTCCTCCCCTTGCCAGTCTGGCCTATCACCAGTGCCGCTGGAATTATAATGACCAGGATGATGTGTGCTCAGTGGACCAGGGCTTTGACCAGCATGACATCCCATATGACTTCATATGGCTTGACATCGAGCATACTGATGGCAAGAGATACTTCACCTGGGACCCCCACAAGTTCTCTCAGCCTAAAGAAATGCTACAGGGGATATCGGACAAGAAACGGAAG ATGGTGGCTATAGTAGACCCCCACATCAAAGTTGATAGTGGCTACAAAATCCACAATGAGATTACATCTAAAGACTTTTACACTAAAAACAAAGAAGGTGGGAATTATGAAGGCTGGTGCTGGCCAG GAAACTCTGGTTACCCAGACTTCACAAATCCAGAGATGCAAGCCTGGTGGGCCAGTATGTTTGCCTATGATCAGTATGAG GGCTCGATGGAGAACCTCTTTacttggaatgacatgaatgaGCCTTCTGTGTTCAATGGCCCTGAGGTTACCATGCACAAAGATGCTCTCCATGGAACATGGGAACACAGAGACATACACAATCTCTATGGACTATATGTG CACATGGCTACTGTCGAGGGTCAGATTCAGCGATCTGGTGGAGTTGAGAGGCCGTTTGTGCTGACCAGAGCTTTCTTTGCTGGCTCTCAGAGATATG GTGCTATCTGGACTGGTGATAATGCAGCTGAATGGGACCATCTCAAGATTTCTATTCCCATGTGTCTCAGCCTTGGACTCGTTGGCATCTCTTTTTGTGGAG CTGATGTCGGTGGCTTTTTTAAGCATCCCAGCACTGAGCTGTTGGTTCGCTGGTACCAGACAGGTGCGTATCAGCCGTTCTTCCGCGCTCACGCCCATCTTGACACACCACGCAGGGAACCTTGGCTCTTTGGCCCAGAAAACACGGCTCTCATCCGAGAGGCAATTCGTCAGCGTTATGCCCTACTGCCATACTGGTACCAGCTCTTCTACCATGCGCACACAACTGGAATGCCAGTTATGAG ACCACTGTGGGTTGAGTATCCCATGGACACTGCTACTTTTACCATTGATGATCAGTTCCTTCTTG ggAGAGATTTGTTGGTTCACCCAGTCACAGAGGAAGGGGCTCGTGGAGTTACAGCCTACCTGCCTGGAGCTGGAGAA GTTTGGTACGATGTGCACACTTTCCAGAAGCACAGCGGTGCACAAAATCTGTACATACCAGTTACTCTTAGCTCT ATTCCAGTGTTCCAGCGTGGTGGTTCTATCATTCCTAAGAAGGAAAGAGTTCGAAGGTCATCTGTATGCATGGAAAATGACCCATACACCTTGTATGTGGCTCTTAGTCCTCAG AAATTTGCTGAAGGAGAACTCTACATTGATGATGGCCATACTTTTAACTATgataaaaagaaagaattaaTTCACCGGAGTCTCACTTTTGCCAAAAATGTTCTCACGTCTAG GAACTTGTGTCCAGATTGTAACTTCTCAACTCCATCCTGGATTGagaaaattttaattttgggggcCAGCAAGCCCAGCAAGGTTCTTCTTAAAGTGAATG GCAAAGAAACCTCTGTGGAGTTTGAATTTGATACCTCCATGTCAGTGTTAACCCTTCGTAAACCTGGCATGAACGCTGGGGCCGACTGGACCATTCTGCTCCGGTAA